In one window of Drosophila innubila isolate TH190305 chromosome 2L unlocalized genomic scaffold, UK_Dinn_1.0 4_B_2L, whole genome shotgun sequence DNA:
- the LOC117782364 gene encoding uncharacterized protein LOC117782364: MDTLRERRKIKQIKKQLKLLPINLRKKAIREARNSAGMQQQQRQQRHKKAAKQKKNEANKQNDFERAEHNAMLAATSQELQQILAGCAELPDVPDDCTPTELWGKIATAEGHATRIFVQRDGLSTLKIVLHQRSPTIAQLKKAVASISIAQHKRRQRNERRALAEDKNAGQHEVGDNRQQVEMLASAAAASVAVAAAASAGNEAMLRSSCELVNSSLFNGHEHRALVSWRFLWRCFALFNVDTNQPIDDSADNGRATLTALGIENGTNLKFVHRVKYFGRRRQT; the protein is encoded by the exons ATGGATACATTGCGTGAACGCCGTAAAATAAAGCAGATCAAGAAGCAGCTCAAATTATTGCCAATCAACTTGCGCAAAAAAGCAATTCGAGAGGCGCGCAATTCGGCGggaatgcaacaacaacaacgccagcaAAGACACAAGAAAGctgcaaagcaaaaaaaaaacgaagctaataaacaaaatgacttTGAACGTGCCGAACATAATGCAATGCTGGCGGCAACTTCACAAGAACTGCAACAGATTTTGGCGGGCTGCGCAGAGTTGCCAGATGTGCCCGACGACTGCACGCCAACTGAACTGTGGGGCAAG ATTGCCACAGCGGAGGGGCATGCCACAAGGATTTTCGTGCAACGCGACGGTCTCAGCACTCTTAAAATTGTG CTCCATCAACGCTCTCCTACAATTGCCCAATTGAAAAAAGCGGTCGCCTCAATTTCGATCGCTCAGCACAAACGAAGGCAGCGCAACGAACGTCGTGCGTTAGCCGAAGACAAGAATGCCGGTCAGCACGAAGTTGgcgacaacagacaacaggtTGAAATGTTAGCTTCGGCTGCCGCTGcttctgtcgctgtcgctgctgctgcttctgctggaAATGAAGCCATGCTCCGCTCCAGTTGTGAGTTAGTCAACTCGTCGCTGTTCAACGGGCATGAGCATCGCGCGCTTGTTTCTTGGCGTTTTCTATGGCGCTGCTTTGCACTGTTCAACGTGGACACGAATCAGCCGATCGATGACAGCGCCGACAACGGACGCGCTACTCTAACGGCATTAGGCATTGAGAACGGCACCAATCTTAAGTTTGTGCATCGCGTCAAGTATTTCGGTCGACGGCGGCAGACCTga